The sequence tttttgaacatataaaagataattaattatttcacattaaaaaaataatcctcaACTTCATCAAACAGACTGTCCTTATTGTTTCTTCAACTTGGCACAAGTAGTTATCCACCAAGATTGCTcgagtgtgtttttttttaaaaaattttaaaagtttgtcttaaatgcaaaaacaaaaaactaaatttcactataaaatttttttttatggtccTATTTAGTTGTCCATCTTAAAACTAATTCACATCTATTAAAAACGAATGtgtcaaaattaattatatcttaaatttatcaacaatttctattaatttttcaaaattatctttattaaaaaaatcatcaatatttcattaattgttgTTATAATTCAATTGTATCTTTTATTCTCCCTCAATATagcattttagttttttttaaaaaaaaattaaaaaaatgtagaagTATATTACACATGtgaagttgaaaaaaaaaattatttaatattttccaaaatttttaaaataaaccaaatttttttaaaaaaaaattgagataaataaaaaagatctGGAAGAAGCATTTAATTCGGCATGTGAattgtcaaataaataaatcataaaaaaataaaaataaataaatgaaccaAGGGTATTATCGTAATTTTAAACAGCCAAGCAAGAGAATCACAAGAAGCTGCATAAAAGAGAAGGATGGAGATCTCATCACTTGTACCTCGTCGAGGAGTACcgcgctctctctctctcgccggAGATGAGGCTGCTCCAATTGGTCCCATGCAGTGGGTGGCGGGACATGGCACCGGAGGACTCGCCGGAGGAACCTCCGATGGCTCCAATGGTATCGGCGATTCGAGTCTCTCGAGGGAAGCGGCGAAGGTCCAGTTCCAAGTCTTCAACATCCTGGAGACCGTCGCTGGGGTCGATCTCCGAGGATGGAGTCGCAGTGAAGATGGCGGTGGCGTCTGCGGCCGCCTCTTCAGGGAAGGTTGGTGAAAGAGCGAGGATGTCGAGATCTGTGGCTAGGGTTCCGGCGAATCGGGAAAGAGATGATTATCGGTAATGAAACTGAAACCCTTGCATTTCTCTAGATCTGAATCTTGTGAATGAAACCCCGAAATGGATTTCTAATTCTAATTGAATACTTTTGTGAAGGAACTACGGTGCTCCTGCGATTGTGCCGGCATTCTCTCCGACGGCGTTCCTCTTCTGATGCTCCATTGCATTGCATGCAGCTtctcatgatgatgatgatgatgatgatgatgatgatgaaaacgCAGTgtagtttatcttttttttcttttgttattctgTGAATGCTTTCCGTCTTTCTAGTGCTATGTATGTGTTTGTGATGTTGGGAAATGAAATGCTTTTAATACCAGAATtagttttcctatttttttttttattttttctactcagaaatacgtcatacaaatatttttacttttgaaaataaccaatttagttcctctacccttaatctctttTCATCTAGTCCTTTTATTCTTGAAAATACAGCCAATAATTAacctatattaaaatataagggactaagtagaacAATTTTCAAGAGTATAGAGACTacttgaaagtatttttaaataaaagacaaaaaaaaagagagaaaaatagaaggACCAATTcgactattatatatatatatatatatatataaagttttttttattaagaaattatatttttttttttctttttatgggaTACAGGGaggagaaaattttgaaatgaattgaattataatttttttttaaaataatgaagaGAAAAGGAGTTCAAAAATCAtggaatatgtatatatatacatatatctcaTTCCAAAAACAAgcataatcaattttttattaaaagttatatatatatatatatatataacttgagAAGAGAGTAAAAGA comes from Dioscorea cayenensis subsp. rotundata cultivar TDr96_F1 chromosome 15, TDr96_F1_v2_PseudoChromosome.rev07_lg8_w22 25.fasta, whole genome shotgun sequence and encodes:
- the LOC120277933 gene encoding uncharacterized protein LOC120277933, which codes for MRLLQLVPCSGWRDMAPEDSPEEPPMAPMVSAIRVSRGKRRRSSSKSSTSWRPSLGSISEDGVAVKMAVASAAASSGKVGERARMSRSVARVPANRERDDYRNYGAPAIVPAFSPTAFLF